DNA from Candidatus Woesearchaeota archaeon:
CATGGCTAAAAAGAACAAGGGAGGGTTTAAATAGGTTGCGGATTACAAGGGTAACGAAGCTACGAAGCTTCAGCAGAATCAGGATCAGGAGCTGCGTCAATAACCGCTTTTTCAATTTCCTTGTCAATATTTTCTTTGATAACTTTGATGCTTATTTCGCCGAAATGTTCCGGCTGGTCAAGGTCAAGCTTGCGCTGTGTTGAGAGATGGAGCAAGGGAATGAATGTGTAAATCTTAGCGATTTTTGAGGTGTCCGGAAGAATGCTGGTAAAAGTGACTTTTTTTTCAGCGTCAAGGCGGAAGAGCACGAGCAGTTTCATGTAAATCTGTGTCATGAGCTCGTTGAGGTCCATCTTTTTTTCCGGGATTTCGAGCTTGAGCTGGCGTGGGATTCGCAGCATGCGCCGCTCTTCGACGTCAAGCGCCCGCTTCAGCGCATCAAGCAGATCATAGATGGAAACCTTGCGTTTTCTTGGCTGGGGAGTTCTTGGAATCAGGCGCAGCTGGTGATACTTGGCGCGATCAAACATGAACGGCATGCCCGGATCTTCAGTGAGCAGTTCATCCTCGCTGCCGTCGATAAGGTTGTCAAACTGGGCAACATCTTCAGTAAGAAACCGCTGTGACTTAATCCGGAGAAGAATGGCTGCGGCGAGCACGACTTTTCCAGAGATGCGCAAGTCCGCTTTTTTCATCTCTTTGACCATCTCGATGTACTTGTTGGCAAGCACAGAAATGTCAATGTCCCAAGGATCAATGTTTTCTTGTTTAACTAATTCGAGAAGAAGACTTTGCCACGTAATTTCGTCTTGATGAAAAAGGATGTTAAAAATTTGCTGTTCCATGGGCTTTTTGACGCTTTTTTCCTCCTTTGACACTAAAAGTTGAAGCAGCTGAGGTTTATAAACCTGTCGGTTTTTTGAGGGGTGTTTTGAGGAGTGAGATGGATGACAATCCTTTTATATTCTCACGGAAAAGAAAAGGCCCATGAACCGCTGCCATTGGGTCGATGTCAACAATCCGCTGTATGTGGAATACCACGACGAAGAATGGGGCGTGCCGGTGTATGATGATGGAAAGCTGTTTGAGATGCTCATTCTCGAAGGCGCGCAGGCAGGCCTGTCATGGAGCACGGTGTTGAAGAAGCGTGAAAACTATCGCAAGGCTTTTGACTGCTTTGATGCCAGAAAAGTGGCGGCGTACGGCGATGCAAAAATAACATCACTGCTCACCAACGAGGGAATTATCAGGAATAAACTAAAAATAACCTCCGCGGTGCGCAATGCAAAAATATTTTTGGATATTGCAAAAGAATTCGGTTCGTTTAGCCAGTACATCTGGTCGTTTGTTGATTCAAAACAAATAACGAATGCAGTTAAAACATTCAAAGAACTGCCGGCAAAAACCGAGCTTTCCGATAGGATTTCAACTGATCTCAAAAAACGCGGGATGAACTTTGTCGGCTCGACCATTATCTACGCCTTTTTGCAGGCGGTGGGCGTGGTGAATGACCATGAAGTTGGGTGCTTTAGGTATAGAGAAATTAGTAATCAGAGAAAATGAAGCTTACCTACTTGGGTCATATGCGTCAAATCGTGCGCATGCTAGTGCGTATTTTCCTAAGGTCATGCCAATATCTGCCTTGTCGCGTATATATTGAAGTACCTCATTTGGTACGTGTGGGTCTCCGCTACCCCGCGAAGATATAATAATTCTGGCATCGAATCCTATGGCTGCGTGTTGAGGCTCAAGACGTTGTGGTTCGATTCGAACATTGATGCAGACATATCCATCAGGAACAACACGATTCACAATGCCCATCAATTCTGGAACGACAGTACGCGCGAGTTCTCGTTGGAGACGATCATATTCATCATTCACTCGCCAGGCGCCACGCTTATAATCAGCTATGCGCTCAACAAGCGATGCCTCGGTTGCGACTGTTGGTTCTGCCATACCTTGAGATGGTGGATGGTTGTTAATAAATATTATTGTCCTTCCCTATCCTCCTTTAAAAACCACGCAACCTTTAAATATCCTCACCTTTCTTTTCCCTCGTACGGGCCCGTAGTTTAGTGGCTATAACGCCTCGTTTACACCGAGGAGGTCATGAGTTCGAGTCTCATCGGGCCCATTATTCGGTAGTCGGTGGCAATATATCGTAGATGCGCGAAGCGCCCAGGCCTCGGAGAGGCCGCTTTGCTCAAGCTTTTTGCGCCGCAGCGCAAAAAGGTTGTTTGATTCTCATCGGGCCCATTAAATAAGATACAGAGTAAAATTAAAATACTACCTCTGTTTTTTTAGTCATGTGCTGAGAGTATGTATCTGATACACCAATCCCCATCATCACGGAGAGTCCCGTATGTGCTTGCTGCTGGCCTTGCTGTTGCTGCAATAGCCTGCATGGAAAAAGCTGTTTCATTCTACTCTACAGCACGAACGCTGGTGCCAACAGATGAGCACGTGCAGCATTCTCTTGAGGCCATTTTGAGATGGCGTGATGCCGCAGGACAGCGGATTGAAACGGTTGACGTTCTTCTGAAAACACAGGCGTATGACTATGCACGCGATACTATCCAAGCGCCATATTTAACGGGTGCGGCAGCGACTGGGGCAGGTGCAGCAGCCTGCTTGCTTATCGCGGTGTATGTGGTCGCAGGAAAAAATAAAAGAATAAAAAATAGAAAATAAAAATAGAAAGTTAATTGCACTGCGTGTTCAGGTCACCA
Protein-coding regions in this window:
- a CDS encoding ScpA family protein encodes the protein MEQQIFNILFHQDEITWQSLLLELVKQENIDPWDIDISVLANKYIEMVKEMKKADLRISGKVVLAAAILLRIKSQRFLTEDVAQFDNLIDGSEDELLTEDPGMPFMFDRAKYHQLRLIPRTPQPRKRKVSIYDLLDALKRALDVEERRMLRIPRQLKLEIPEKKMDLNELMTQIYMKLLVLFRLDAEKKVTFTSILPDTSKIAKIYTFIPLLHLSTQRKLDLDQPEHFGEISIKVIKENIDKEIEKAVIDAAPDPDSAEAS
- a CDS encoding DNA-3-methyladenine glycosylase I, whose amino-acid sequence is MNRCHWVDVNNPLYVEYHDEEWGVPVYDDGKLFEMLILEGAQAGLSWSTVLKKRENYRKAFDCFDARKVAAYGDAKITSLLTNEGIIRNKLKITSAVRNAKIFLDIAKEFGSFSQYIWSFVDSKQITNAVKTFKELPAKTELSDRISTDLKKRGMNFVGSTIIYAFLQAVGVVNDHEVGCFRYREISNQRK